One Defluviitoga tunisiensis genomic window carries:
- the priA gene encoding replication restart helicase PriA, which produces MYYYDVVPLGQRLFKPYTYKYEQKLEVGQRVVIDLRGKFVQGLVYRESNTPEILKIKDIEFPLDEKSYLNNSHIKLLERVCNYFLAPMGEIAKLFFPPASSDVYKLKIVPLNELAPFEKPIFYKDFLSLYKDNSTANKKLKELLSTNVVKLDLHKRSIRENKDYFVSLSMDLSEIWNFNLSKGARNVINYLSINGETLESELYEKGIINRGTTVLKTLHKKGIINITEDFLINSDEEKVDLTDEQKTAVDFIRTHDDKPHLLYGVTGSGKTEVFFEVGESVLEKGGKLLILVPEISLTSEIMSRLKKRFSKYKAAFYHSSLTSSERVDTWYKAVEGEIDIVIGTRSAVWIPIKDLKMIIIDEEHDQSFYQIENVTYDAIEVALFRKELENIQLILSSATPRVVDIKKAKDDEMYLETISSRYFSEMPDVEIIDMKKEEKYNWIFSKKVISSIKNVVAKNKKVIVFTPTRGYANYIVCSECGYIFKCENCDVSLTFHKKERKLVCHYCGNEQPLSNFCPRCGGFKLQSRGYGTERVLTELTKLFPSEPIVRVDRTVIKSFEDLKNTFSFMKEPGRKIIVGTKMITKGLDIKDLDLVVILDSDRYTHLPDYNAKESTASLIMQVAGRSGRKEKGKVLIQTFDSDNEIYQAAINHDYTLIAEKELEQRSIYKYPPFTKLFLIMINNNKMDKVKSISQDIINELEKVIEKQQVELLGPVTPIISKLRGNYRLQIILKVYQHDTNFLLPIVEKFDKDIKVYFNPPTTIL; this is translated from the coding sequence ATGTATTATTATGATGTTGTTCCCTTAGGTCAAAGACTGTTCAAACCATACACTTATAAGTATGAACAAAAGCTTGAAGTCGGGCAAAGGGTTGTTATTGATTTGAGAGGTAAATTTGTTCAAGGGTTAGTTTACAGAGAATCAAATACACCTGAGATTTTAAAAATAAAAGATATTGAATTTCCTTTAGATGAAAAAAGTTATCTGAACAATTCACATATTAAACTATTAGAAAGGGTGTGTAATTATTTTCTTGCACCAATGGGGGAAATTGCTAAACTGTTCTTTCCGCCTGCTTCTTCTGATGTTTATAAATTAAAAATTGTACCTTTGAATGAGCTTGCACCTTTTGAAAAACCTATATTTTATAAGGATTTTTTAAGTTTGTACAAGGATAATTCTACTGCTAACAAGAAATTGAAAGAATTATTGTCGACAAATGTAGTAAAATTAGATCTTCATAAAAGGAGTATTCGAGAAAATAAAGATTATTTTGTTAGTCTTAGTATGGATCTATCGGAAATATGGAATTTTAATCTATCAAAAGGCGCTCGAAATGTCATAAATTATTTATCCATAAACGGCGAAACACTTGAAAGCGAGCTTTATGAAAAAGGTATTATTAATAGAGGTACGACAGTTTTGAAAACTTTACATAAAAAAGGTATAATTAATATAACAGAGGATTTTTTAATAAACAGTGATGAAGAAAAAGTAGACTTAACTGATGAACAAAAAACTGCTGTTGATTTTATCAGGACGCATGACGATAAACCTCATTTGTTGTATGGTGTAACTGGGAGTGGTAAAACTGAAGTTTTTTTTGAGGTCGGAGAAAGTGTTTTAGAAAAAGGCGGTAAACTTTTAATATTAGTCCCAGAAATATCTCTAACTTCTGAAATAATGAGTAGATTGAAAAAAAGATTTTCTAAATATAAGGCAGCTTTTTATCATTCCTCATTAACTAGTTCAGAACGAGTTGATACTTGGTATAAAGCAGTTGAGGGAGAAATAGATATAGTTATAGGGACAAGAAGTGCTGTCTGGATACCAATTAAAGACTTAAAAATGATTATAATAGATGAAGAACACGATCAATCATTTTATCAAATTGAAAATGTTACTTACGATGCAATCGAGGTAGCCCTATTTAGAAAAGAATTAGAAAACATCCAGTTAATCTTGTCTTCTGCCACACCAAGAGTTGTAGATATAAAAAAAGCAAAAGATGATGAAATGTATTTGGAAACTATTTCTTCACGGTATTTTAGTGAAATGCCTGATGTTGAAATAATTGATATGAAAAAAGAGGAAAAGTACAATTGGATTTTTAGCAAAAAGGTTATTTCTAGTATAAAAAATGTTGTAGCAAAGAACAAGAAAGTAATTGTTTTCACACCAACAAGAGGATATGCTAACTATATCGTATGTAGTGAATGCGGATACATATTTAAATGTGAAAATTGTGATGTTTCATTGACATTTCATAAAAAAGAGAGAAAATTAGTCTGCCATTATTGTGGAAATGAGCAACCCTTGTCTAACTTTTGTCCTAGATGTGGTGGCTTTAAACTTCAAAGTAGAGGATATGGTACAGAAAGGGTTTTAACTGAATTAACCAAATTATTCCCTTCTGAACCTATAGTTAGAGTTGATAGAACAGTTATTAAAAGTTTTGAAGATTTAAAAAACACCTTTTCTTTTATGAAAGAACCGGGGCGAAAGATAATTGTCGGAACCAAGATGATAACAAAGGGTTTGGATATTAAAGATCTTGATTTAGTTGTTATATTAGATTCTGATAGATACACCCATCTTCCTGATTATAATGCAAAAGAAAGTACAGCTTCATTAATAATGCAAGTAGCAGGTAGATCTGGAAGAAAAGAAAAAGGAAAGGTTTTAATTCAAACTTTTGATTCTGACAATGAAATTTATCAGGCTGCTATTAACCATGATTATACATTGATTGCAGAAAAAGAACTTGAACAACGTAGTATTTATAAATATCCTCCATTTACTAAATTATTTTTAATTATGATTAATAATAACAAGATGGATAAGGTTAAATCAATAAGTCAGGATATTATAAACGAATTAGAAAAAGTTATTGAAAAACAACAGGTAGAGTTATTAGGTCCAGTAACTCCTATTATTTCTAAATTAAGAGGTAATTATAGGCTTCAGATTATTTTAAAGGTATATCAACACGATACGAACTTTTTATTACCTATAGTTGAAAAGTTTGATAAGGATATTAAGGTATATTTTAATCCCCCCACAACTATATTGTAA
- the hpf gene encoding ribosome hibernation-promoting factor, HPF/YfiA family, whose translation MEYKVFTKSVELSEANKNYLAKRMSKPDHLLKKQKDLVSPADVRITKERGIYKVEITTHVKALSKIIKVEERSNDLYEAIDKVTDALERKIREIKTRLHPKNLSDKGIPVNPKEAVLTRTDNLDYEDEDEFSEKPVAPKIARVKHHDLTIMNVEEAILQMQLLGHSFFVFRDSTNDAVSVLYERKDGNLGLLVFNE comes from the coding sequence ATGGAATACAAAGTTTTTACAAAATCTGTAGAACTTAGTGAGGCCAACAAGAATTATCTCGCTAAACGAATGTCAAAGCCCGATCATTTATTAAAAAAACAGAAAGATTTAGTCTCGCCGGCTGATGTAAGAATCACTAAAGAAAGGGGAATATATAAAGTAGAAATTACCACTCACGTTAAAGCGTTAAGTAAAATTATTAAGGTTGAGGAAAGAAGTAACGACTTATACGAAGCTATAGATAAAGTTACAGATGCATTGGAAAGAAAAATTCGAGAAATTAAAACAAGGTTGCACCCGAAAAATCTAAGCGATAAAGGAATTCCTGTTAATCCAAAAGAAGCTGTTTTAACTAGAACTGATAATTTAGATTATGAAGATGAAGATGAATTTTCTGAAAAACCTGTCGCACCAAAGATTGCTAGAGTCAAGCACCATGATTTAACAATAATGAATGTTGAAGAAGCAATTCTTCAAATGCAACTTTTAGGACATTCTTTCTTTGTTTTTAGAGATTCTACTAATGATGCTGTTTCTGTGTTATATGAAAGAAAAGATGGTAACTTGGGCCTTCTTGTTTTCAACGAATAA
- a CDS encoding glutaredoxin family protein: MNDVKVIIYTTPTCPWCRKAKAYLNEKGVNFKEIDVSKDQKAAEELVRKTHQMGVPVIQIGNEYVIGFDKKRIDKLLGIN; the protein is encoded by the coding sequence ATGAATGATGTAAAGGTTATTATCTATACGACTCCAACATGTCCTTGGTGCAGAAAAGCAAAAGCTTATTTAAATGAAAAAGGAGTTAACTTCAAAGAAATAGATGTATCAAAAGATCAAAAAGCCGCTGAAGAGCTTGTTAGAAAGACTCACCAAATGGGAGTACCTGTAATTCAAATTGGAAATGAGTACGTCATAGGATTTGACAAAAAAAGAATCGATAAATTATTAGGAATTAATTAA
- a CDS encoding alpha/beta hydrolase yields MVKTSYIFDYPKIPVNYSLKKEKDYLVFTFDTVYKDPVCKENETQIVHMFVPEGKIKGDIVFLHGIGPNNIPYLEWYGRYFSKIGYRTSVVIFPYHLERAPKGLQDGDPFYSSEPDECVVLFHNAVKDVRRTIDLLESFDDYSEDNLYLMGVSFGGIIGTMALALDKRIKKGILMITGGNWRWINFYSPFTQKVRDAYATQKNAYGCDSEEYCIKFRENAFDFVKDNINSIDDIFQKTPIPCYHYDPISYAKFVNQPVLFIKGTFDKIIPHRATNELIKLLPNKKVKYILAGHKSSYLWKSVVGRWVISFIEQGKLKEAEKKLQKTM; encoded by the coding sequence GTGGTAAAAACGAGTTATATATTTGACTATCCAAAAATCCCTGTAAATTATAGTCTAAAAAAAGAAAAAGATTATTTAGTTTTTACTTTTGATACTGTTTATAAAGATCCTGTATGTAAAGAAAATGAAACTCAAATAGTACACATGTTTGTACCAGAAGGAAAAATAAAAGGTGATATCGTCTTTTTACACGGTATCGGTCCTAATAATATTCCTTATCTTGAATGGTACGGAAGATATTTTAGTAAAATTGGTTATAGAACGAGCGTTGTTATTTTTCCATATCATTTAGAAAGGGCACCAAAAGGTCTTCAGGATGGAGATCCTTTTTATTCTTCTGAGCCTGATGAATGTGTGGTACTTTTCCATAATGCGGTAAAAGATGTTAGAAGAACTATTGATCTGTTGGAATCTTTTGATGATTATTCTGAAGATAATTTGTATTTGATGGGTGTTTCTTTTGGAGGAATAATTGGAACTATGGCATTGGCACTTGATAAACGTATTAAAAAAGGTATTTTGATGATAACAGGTGGAAATTGGCGATGGATAAACTTTTATTCTCCATTTACTCAAAAAGTTAGGGATGCATATGCCACACAGAAAAATGCTTATGGATGTGATTCTGAAGAATATTGTATAAAATTTAGAGAAAATGCTTTTGACTTTGTAAAAGATAATATTAATTCAATTGATGATATATTTCAAAAGACACCCATTCCTTGTTATCATTATGATCCTATATCATATGCAAAATTTGTTAATCAACCTGTTCTTTTTATCAAAGGTACATTTGATAAAATAATACCTCACCGAGCTACAAATGAATTAATAAAACTATTACCAAACAAAAAAGTGAAATATATTTTAGCAGGTCACAAGTCTAGTTATCTTTGGAAGAGTGTTGTAGGAAGATGGGTAATATCTTTCATTGAACAGGGCAAATTAAAAGAGGCAGAGAAAAAATTACAAAAAACTATGTAA
- a CDS encoding adenosylhomocysteinase: protein MAKVESGRRKIEWVKNHMNVLNYLKELYKDEQPFKDVNVAISIHLEAKTAYLGIVLHELGANVSITGSNPLSTQDDVVEALKEYGLNVHAQRTLDQDIYWKNIEKILESNPNIILDDGADLGITLMNKYPEKVKNLWGICEETTTGVKRYKSLYRQNKLPVPVILINDSYMKYLFDNRYGTGQSTWDGIIRSTNLSVAGKTVVVAGYGWCGKGVAMRAKGLGANVIVTEVDPIKAIEAIMDGFSVMKMNDAARYGDFFVTVTGDINVITKEHFLKMKDGAVLSNAGHFDVEVKVKDLEEIALSKREVREGVEEYILPNGKKVYLLGKGRLVNLVNADGHPVEIMDLSFSLQLEGAKYIKENHEHMKINVEPVPYEIDQKIARIKLDTIGVTIDELTQEQKDYLNDWK from the coding sequence ATGGCAAAAGTTGAGAGTGGAAGAAGAAAAATAGAATGGGTTAAGAATCACATGAATGTTCTTAACTATTTAAAAGAACTTTACAAAGACGAACAGCCATTTAAAGATGTTAATGTTGCGATAAGTATTCATTTAGAAGCAAAAACTGCTTATTTAGGCATAGTATTACATGAATTAGGTGCAAACGTTTCTATAACCGGAAGCAATCCTTTATCAACACAAGACGATGTTGTTGAAGCATTAAAAGAATATGGGCTTAATGTACATGCTCAGAGAACACTTGATCAAGATATATATTGGAAAAATATAGAAAAAATTTTGGAATCTAATCCAAACATTATATTAGATGACGGTGCAGATTTAGGAATAACGCTGATGAACAAATATCCTGAAAAAGTTAAAAATTTATGGGGTATATGTGAAGAGACTACAACAGGTGTTAAACGATATAAATCATTATATAGACAAAACAAATTACCTGTTCCTGTAATTCTCATAAACGATTCATACATGAAATATCTATTTGATAACAGATATGGAACGGGACAATCGACTTGGGATGGAATTATCAGATCTACAAACCTTTCTGTAGCAGGAAAAACAGTGGTTGTAGCAGGATATGGATGGTGTGGTAAAGGGGTAGCTATGAGAGCCAAAGGATTAGGGGCAAATGTTATAGTAACAGAAGTAGACCCCATCAAGGCAATCGAAGCTATAATGGATGGTTTTTCTGTGATGAAAATGAATGATGCTGCAAGATATGGAGACTTTTTTGTTACAGTAACGGGAGATATAAACGTTATAACCAAAGAACATTTCTTAAAAATGAAGGATGGAGCTGTTCTATCTAACGCTGGACATTTCGATGTAGAAGTAAAAGTAAAAGATCTAGAAGAGATAGCTCTTTCAAAGCGTGAAGTCAGAGAAGGCGTCGAAGAATATATACTTCCGAATGGGAAAAAAGTATACTTATTAGGCAAAGGAAGATTAGTCAATCTAGTTAATGCAGATGGTCATCCTGTAGAAATAATGGATTTATCCTTTAGTTTACAATTAGAAGGCGCTAAATACATAAAAGAAAATCATGAACATATGAAAATAAATGTAGAACCTGTTCCATATGAAATTGACCAAAAGATAGCGCGAATTAAGCTCGACACTATTGGAGTAACAATTGATGAATTAACTCAAGAGCAGAAAGATTATTTAAACGATTGGAAATAA
- the radC gene encoding RadC family protein has protein sequence MDEELLPREKLEKYGPSSLTDAELIALIIRHGVKGINVFEATQLLLDEYKTLPTLEQASLKELSSKKGVGRVSAINLKAALEIGKRFHLQKLREKQDKITSPYEAYNICQDMIHLKSETVRAIFLDSKLNIITIKNISNGTANMSMVHPRDIFREAIIHNSISLIIVHNHPSGDSTPSINDVEITKTIAESGKIIGIPMNDHVIIGKNEYYSFSMGRRVEINE, from the coding sequence ATGGATGAGGAACTATTGCCTAGAGAAAAGCTTGAGAAATATGGCCCTTCAAGTCTAACTGATGCTGAGTTAATCGCACTGATTATAAGGCATGGAGTAAAAGGAATAAATGTTTTTGAGGCCACTCAATTATTGCTAGACGAATATAAAACACTTCCTACCCTAGAACAGGCTTCTCTTAAAGAACTATCAAGTAAAAAAGGAGTTGGAAGGGTTAGCGCTATCAACTTAAAAGCTGCCCTTGAAATAGGGAAAAGATTCCATCTACAAAAATTAAGAGAAAAACAAGATAAAATTACCTCTCCCTATGAAGCATATAATATATGTCAAGATATGATTCATTTAAAAAGCGAAACAGTAAGGGCAATATTTTTAGATTCAAAATTAAACATTATTACCATAAAAAATATTAGTAATGGAACAGCAAATATGTCGATGGTACATCCACGAGATATTTTTAGAGAAGCAATAATACACAATTCAATCTCTCTTATTATAGTTCATAATCATCCTTCTGGAGATTCAACCCCTAGTATAAACGATGTCGAAATTACAAAAACAATTGCTGAATCCGGAAAAATAATAGGTATTCCAATGAACGACCATGTTATAATAGGAAAAAATGAATATTATAGTTTTTCGATGGGTAGGAGGGTAGAAATCAATGAATGA
- a CDS encoding Maf family nucleotide pyrophosphatase produces MINSRIKIVLGSSSPRRQQLLKLIVKDFSIRVSNNNEKSTSNNPQEMVKEISLNKSHDIPLFHEELLITADTIVALGNTIFGKPKDYDEAFKILKTLSGCTHQVYTGVTLRTKEKATSFSEVSHVTFYELEDKLIDYYITNYSPYDKAGAYAIQDFAAVFVKKIEGDYYNIMGLPVAKLFREINKFISTVQ; encoded by the coding sequence TTGATCAATTCAAGAATTAAAATAGTATTAGGTTCGTCTTCTCCCAGAAGACAGCAACTACTAAAATTGATAGTAAAAGATTTTTCAATTAGAGTATCAAACAATAATGAAAAAAGTACTTCAAATAACCCACAAGAAATGGTAAAAGAAATATCTCTAAACAAGAGCCATGATATTCCTCTATTTCATGAAGAACTATTAATTACAGCTGATACTATAGTAGCTTTAGGCAATACTATTTTTGGAAAACCTAAAGATTATGATGAAGCTTTTAAAATTTTAAAAACCTTATCTGGGTGCACCCACCAAGTTTATACTGGTGTGACCTTAAGAACAAAAGAAAAGGCAACGTCATTTTCTGAAGTTTCGCATGTTACCTTTTACGAATTAGAAGATAAACTTATTGACTATTACATAACAAATTATTCTCCGTATGATAAGGCGGGTGCCTATGCAATACAAGATTTTGCCGCAGTATTTGTTAAAAAAATTGAAGGAGATTACTACAACATAATGGGACTACCCGTTGCAAAATTATTCAGAGAAATTAACAAGTTCATATCTACAGTTCAATAA
- a CDS encoding Gx transporter family protein, with the protein MVKTKKISYIAILTALASAVYYVESFLPLPVAIPGARWGFSNFPLLLSVVTDVGLTNTLYIALLKTLLGSILSGRFLSPMFWMGLGGAVASALTMSISFKLMKKASVLGISEIGAFFSNTVQTLIAGIFIVKSKGIIWYYPYMLFFGVITAFINSTIVSAILRSVKFDQFKN; encoded by the coding sequence ATGGTGAAAACAAAAAAAATATCATACATTGCTATCTTAACCGCCCTAGCGTCTGCTGTTTATTATGTCGAAAGTTTTTTACCACTTCCGGTAGCTATTCCAGGAGCACGTTGGGGATTTTCTAATTTTCCGTTACTCCTTTCTGTAGTAACAGATGTTGGGTTAACCAATACATTATACATAGCCCTACTAAAAACATTGTTAGGTTCTATTTTAAGTGGTCGATTTTTATCACCAATGTTTTGGATGGGGTTAGGTGGTGCAGTTGCGAGTGCCCTTACTATGTCGATCTCTTTCAAACTAATGAAAAAAGCTAGTGTACTAGGAATAAGTGAAATAGGAGCTTTTTTCAGTAATACAGTTCAAACACTAATAGCAGGCATATTTATTGTAAAATCAAAAGGAATAATATGGTACTATCCCTATATGCTATTTTTTGGTGTCATCACAGCTTTTATCAATTCCACAATAGTTAGCGCAATATTAAGGAGTGTAAAATTTGATCAATTCAAGAATTAA
- a CDS encoding NusG domain II-containing protein, which yields MKFAKKSDIFILIIIFIIIFFFMSITFFRSAGLVDGAQVYLKGKIILEIRKEGTYSIYNEDEEFLMNVEYFNNAVRVNEATCPDKICETTGWVSTPNQPIICIPNKVVVKPTGNQNKAGVDLYTW from the coding sequence ATGAAGTTTGCAAAAAAGAGTGACATTTTCATTTTGATTATTATTTTTATTATAATCTTTTTTTTTATGTCTATAACTTTTTTTCGTTCAGCAGGACTGGTAGACGGAGCTCAAGTTTATTTAAAAGGTAAAATAATATTAGAAATTCGTAAAGAAGGCACTTACAGTATATACAACGAAGACGAAGAGTTCTTGATGAATGTTGAATATTTTAATAATGCTGTTAGGGTTAATGAGGCTACTTGTCCAGATAAAATTTGTGAAACTACTGGCTGGGTAAGCACACCAAACCAACCCATTATTTGCATACCTAATAAAGTAGTTGTTAAACCTACTGGAAATCAAAACAAAGCAGGAGTCGATTTATACACATGGTGA
- a CDS encoding FAD:protein FMN transferase: MRKKSGRSIRLYIYIAAIAVGVVLLSLLIFSKPTPVYSEKIFPSLGTVIRVNLAGDKVSSDVLINIAEKEFLRIHNKYSPNVQDSLVSILNQNGTVTVDEEALFLFQSAYNYAALTGGAFDPTVRPLIKLWGFDDEFSTKRVPTQEEINEALSYVDYRFIDIDKDNMQVSLLKEGVEVDLGAIAKGYAVDLVIQRIREVDPKATGFIDAGGDIGIIGPKFKELAWVIGIRDPFSDEYFTSIDTIYLTNGGVATSGNYERYFISDGIKYHHIIDPQTGYPATGAVSVTVISENVMIADVFSTALFVLGYDNPALEHFTDFGIQALVISPTGESTETSGFDYFREKIK, from the coding sequence TTGCGGAAGAAAAGTGGTCGAAGTATAAGACTATACATATATATTGCAGCAATAGCGGTTGGAGTTGTTCTGCTATCTTTACTTATTTTTTCTAAGCCTACTCCGGTTTACAGTGAAAAAATTTTTCCGTCTTTAGGAACGGTAATTAGGGTTAATTTAGCAGGAGATAAAGTGTCTTCTGATGTTTTAATTAATATTGCAGAAAAAGAGTTTTTAAGGATTCATAATAAATATAGTCCCAATGTGCAGGACAGTCTAGTATCTATTTTAAACCAAAATGGAACAGTAACAGTAGATGAAGAAGCATTATTTTTGTTTCAATCTGCATATAATTATGCTGCTTTGACTGGTGGAGCTTTTGATCCAACCGTTAGACCATTAATTAAACTTTGGGGATTTGATGATGAGTTTTCTACAAAACGAGTACCTACTCAGGAAGAAATTAATGAAGCATTGAGTTATGTAGATTATAGATTTATTGATATTGACAAAGATAATATGCAAGTTTCTCTTTTAAAAGAAGGAGTAGAAGTGGATCTAGGAGCAATAGCTAAAGGATATGCCGTTGATTTGGTTATTCAAAGAATTAGAGAAGTAGATCCAAAAGCAACAGGGTTTATTGATGCTGGTGGAGATATAGGTATTATAGGTCCAAAGTTTAAAGAGCTTGCTTGGGTTATAGGTATAAGGGATCCTTTTTCAGACGAATACTTTACATCAATAGATACAATTTATCTTACAAATGGTGGAGTTGCTACTTCTGGTAATTATGAAAGATATTTCATTTCAGACGGGATAAAATACCACCACATAATAGATCCACAGACAGGTTATCCTGCAACAGGTGCGGTAAGTGTAACAGTTATATCAGAAAATGTGATGATTGCTGATGTCTTTTCAACCGCTCTTTTTGTTTTAGGATATGATAATCCTGCACTAGAGCATTTTACTGATTTTGGTATTCAAGCTCTTGTAATTTCTCCTACAGGTGAAAGTACAGAAACAAGTGGATTTGATTATTTTAGGGAGAAAATTAAATAA
- the amrS gene encoding AmmeMemoRadiSam system radical SAM enzyme: MKINSLFYEVYKDDILKCTLCPHECILYPNKKGICGVRQNIGGEMYSLNYADTTSMGLDPMEKKPLYHFHPGEKILSLGTWGCNLQCPFCQNYDISQEKPTNLRKVFPKALPAILENYENVHGVAYTYSEPIVWFEFVLDSARAIKYADPENYNVLVTNGYINEEALKLMLQYIDALNVDLKCFDDKIYRKYLKGSLEPVKRTIQLSIESNLHVEVTTLIVPTINDDLDMLEKEFIWLSSLSKDIPLHLSRYHPSYKFDKPATNLSFLEEAYKLAKEYLNFVYLGNVRKPEYESTYCPDCGVLLISRNGYNIDIKGLNPKGECENCGRKVVEV; encoded by the coding sequence ATGAAAATAAACTCGTTGTTTTATGAAGTGTACAAAGACGATATATTAAAATGTACTTTATGCCCGCACGAGTGTATATTATATCCAAATAAAAAGGGGATTTGCGGGGTTAGACAAAATATCGGTGGTGAAATGTATTCTCTAAATTATGCTGATACAACCAGCATGGGATTAGATCCGATGGAGAAAAAGCCCCTTTATCATTTTCATCCGGGAGAAAAAATACTCTCTTTAGGAACATGGGGATGCAATTTACAATGCCCTTTTTGTCAGAACTACGATATATCTCAAGAAAAACCTACAAATCTAAGAAAGGTATTTCCTAAAGCATTACCTGCTATACTCGAAAATTATGAAAATGTTCATGGAGTAGCTTATACATACTCTGAACCAATAGTATGGTTCGAGTTTGTGTTAGATTCAGCAAGAGCAATTAAATATGCGGATCCTGAAAATTACAACGTTTTGGTAACAAATGGCTATATCAACGAAGAAGCTTTAAAATTAATGTTACAATATATTGATGCTTTAAACGTTGATTTAAAATGTTTTGATGATAAGATATATAGGAAATATTTAAAAGGTAGCTTAGAACCAGTTAAACGAACCATACAACTATCGATAGAAAGTAATTTACATGTCGAGGTAACAACGTTGATTGTTCCTACGATAAATGATGATTTAGATATGCTAGAAAAAGAATTTATTTGGTTGTCAAGCTTATCAAAAGACATACCCCTTCATTTATCTAGATATCATCCCTCATATAAGTTTGATAAACCAGCTACGAACCTTTCTTTTTTGGAAGAGGCATATAAATTAGCTAAGGAATATCTTAATTTTGTTTATCTTGGAAACGTCAGGAAACCAGAATATGAAAGCACATATTGTCCGGATTGTGGCGTTCTTCTTATCTCGAGAAATGGATATAATATTGATATAAAAGGTTTAAACCCAAAAGGAGAGTGCGAAAATTGCGGAAGAAAAGTGGTCGAAGTATAA